A window of Pyrobaculum aerophilum str. IM2 contains these coding sequences:
- a CDS encoding phosphoribosyltransferase, with product MPKIPVKVVTFDEIVEWSRQLADKIRGSGWQPDVIVAIARGGYVPARLLCDWLGVSDLISIQVVHWPSAAQVAEKAYVKYPINVDLRGKRVLIVDDIVDTGDSVDLAKKSVEECCKPAEVRTAALQVITSVAKFMPDYYAVEVKEWVWFAYQWNAVEDAAGFIMKIVKETGKTEWCLDEMIYAHLEWYGGEYVEKRFGYILYALDMLSKRGLIKLGRCRP from the coding sequence GTGCCGAAGATACCTGTAAAGGTGGTCACTTTTGACGAAATAGTGGAGTGGAGTAGGCAATTGGCAGATAAAATAAGAGGAAGCGGGTGGCAACCTGACGTCATAGTCGCCATTGCCCGTGGGGGCTACGTCCCGGCTAGGCTTCTCTGCGACTGGCTGGGGGTAAGCGATTTAATTAGTATTCAGGTAGTGCACTGGCCCTCCGCGGCGCAAGTGGCTGAAAAGGCGTATGTAAAATACCCCATAAACGTCGACTTAAGGGGCAAGAGGGTGTTGATAGTAGACGACATTGTTGACACTGGGGACAGCGTAGACTTGGCGAAGAAAAGCGTGGAGGAGTGTTGCAAACCGGCAGAGGTGAGGACTGCCGCTTTACAAGTAATCACCAGCGTTGCGAAGTTCATGCCCGATTACTACGCGGTGGAGGTCAAGGAGTGGGTGTGGTTTGCCTATCAGTGGAATGCCGTAGAGGACGCCGCGGGGTTCATTATGAAAATTGTAAAGGAGACTGGAAAGACGGAGTGGTGTCTAGACGAGATGATATACGCACATTTAGAGTGGTATGGAGGCGAATACGTGGAGAAGAGGTTTGGGTATATACTCTATGCGCTAGATATGTTAAGTAAAAGAGGCCTAATAAAACTAGGTAGATGCAGACCCTAG
- a CDS encoding PaRep2b protein → MADERRKGVETSEYRPRRDLSKDVAVETLKAKGLKEGKHFTAATKGAKRYEIRITDGAYAKAVEALEVECFGRGMKICEE, encoded by the coding sequence GTGGCGGACGAGAGACGTAAAGGTGTTGAGACAAGTGAGTACAGGCCTAGAAGAGATCTCTCAAAAGACGTAGCTGTAGAGACCCTCAAGGCGAAAGGCCTCAAAGAGGGCAAGCACTTCACAGCCGCCACTAAGGGCGCAAAGCGTTATGAAATCCGTATTACGGACGGAGCCTACGCCAAGGCCGTTGAGGCCTTGGAAGTGGAGTGTTTTGGCAGAGGTATGAAAATCTGTGAGGAATAG
- a CDS encoding SWIM zinc finger family protein yields MQPSIEEKVKSFLLSLSRSLGVRIERVLDLYLYANPNNVRIVEVVERGGEIVGIRIAVKSEKRPDTWYYTAVGYYGAKCTCEGNTIGGKICKHILIGVITWNMIALLKQGREIDLTRLTWLNAGDKEV; encoded by the coding sequence ATGCAGCCCTCAATTGAGGAGAAGGTAAAAAGCTTCCTCCTATCCCTCTCCCGGTCATTGGGAGTGAGAATTGAAAGAGTCCTGGACCTATACCTCTACGCCAATCCCAACAATGTGAGAATTGTAGAAGTAGTGGAGCGGGGGGGAGAAATAGTTGGCATTAGAATTGCGGTTAAGTCTGAAAAGAGGCCGGATACTTGGTATTATACCGCAGTGGGGTACTACGGGGCTAAGTGTACATGCGAGGGCAATACAATAGGGGGGAAAATATGCAAACACATCTTAATTGGAGTCATTACGTGGAACATGATAGCTCTTTTAAAACAAGGGAGGGAGATAGATTTGACAAGGCTCACGTGGCTAAACGCAGGAGACAAGGAGGTATAA
- a CDS encoding HAD family hydrolase, which yields MYVFDLDGTLVDSVEAHIAAWLEALKNFGVVKSVEEVKPLMGLPATEIAKALMPARARELAAVKNEIFLNKYLSLVKAYEDAAVLKLLPRPIAVVTSSSGRVARRILQAVGLSQYIDLVVGGDEVPRGKPAPDPLYVVSREFGVPPREMIVVGDSDYDMEMAEAAGAFGVCIARRAPCRGGKRVIHSLYELATASRTHRF from the coding sequence GTGTACGTCTTTGACCTAGACGGAACTCTTGTGGATTCTGTGGAGGCCCACATCGCGGCGTGGCTCGAGGCATTGAAAAATTTCGGCGTTGTAAAAAGCGTAGAGGAGGTTAAGCCTCTCATGGGCTTGCCGGCGACAGAAATCGCAAAGGCCTTAATGCCAGCCAGAGCAAGAGAGCTCGCCGCGGTTAAAAACGAGATATTCTTAAACAAATACCTATCTCTAGTCAAGGCCTATGAAGACGCCGCGGTATTAAAACTACTCCCGAGGCCTATAGCAGTAGTCACGTCTTCAAGCGGCCGCGTGGCCAGGAGGATATTGCAAGCAGTAGGGCTTTCGCAATACATAGACTTGGTAGTGGGAGGAGACGAAGTCCCCAGGGGGAAGCCGGCCCCAGATCCCCTCTACGTGGTAAGCAGAGAGTTCGGAGTGCCACCTAGGGAAATGATAGTAGTCGGCGATTCGGACTACGACATGGAAATGGCCGAAGCGGCGGGGGCATTTGGCGTGTGTATAGCCCGTAGGGCTCCCTGCCGCGGGGGGAAGAGGGTGATACACAGCCTTTACGAGCTAGCAACCGCCAGCCGCACACACCGATTCTAA
- a CDS encoding SLC13 family permease, which produces MDIWFVATVSAVLAAVTLSFKYRADIIAFVSLMALVLVGVYDLREALSYLISPAVIVLFGSMVISGVIADSGLLDRVARYISVRVRHVATASLLLYFVAGVASGFVSDVAIVLAMAVLIGDVAKRLGASPAAYVIPLAFAAAIGGRLTMVGNAGNVILLDIYQTTTGEKLNILAFTAPALLALAISVPLLLLISFYAQRFVPQLSTAVKFLVVTTEVGETLDGKTRQEVEKAYRVKILTKDRILLKYSTVLVKIAVSDIPSFMTSKDLILRPLGNNKGEHMEFLIVTQRSRLVGKTLALEPIHNVFPVSIIGIVPSGPVESLESYVFRPGDEILVLGDEKVIERIAAYYRLERSKTLVKAFNPRLAASGISGLFAAVVLSQFAPASLAFIIGTFIALLGGGKAVERLYQYVSWETLIYVGSFLAIGTAAARIDLLKPITPLLNSPEYLFVIGLFLTNTLGLIPSAVLIGPYLTTKEMLMTYVLATIPILLPPAHPAIYLIYREYGLSIKDFLKISIPATAIAILATGIAVYLYYNLPIQTPIFQLP; this is translated from the coding sequence GTGGATATTTGGTTTGTGGCCACTGTCTCTGCGGTATTAGCCGCGGTGACTCTTAGCTTTAAGTACAGAGCCGATATTATCGCGTTTGTAAGCCTCATGGCGTTAGTACTAGTCGGCGTATATGACTTGAGGGAGGCATTGAGCTACTTAATCAGCCCAGCCGTAATAGTACTGTTCGGGTCAATGGTCATTAGCGGGGTTATAGCTGACTCTGGGCTACTGGACAGAGTGGCGCGTTACATATCTGTTAGAGTGCGCCATGTAGCAACGGCGTCGTTACTTCTCTACTTCGTAGCCGGCGTGGCGTCAGGTTTTGTCTCCGACGTGGCTATAGTCCTCGCCATGGCTGTTTTAATAGGCGATGTGGCTAAACGTCTCGGCGCTTCTCCAGCGGCGTATGTAATACCGCTTGCCTTCGCAGCGGCCATAGGAGGTAGGCTCACCATGGTGGGAAACGCAGGCAATGTGATACTCCTAGATATTTACCAAACAACTACGGGAGAGAAGTTAAATATCCTAGCCTTTACAGCCCCAGCTCTCTTGGCCCTTGCGATCTCAGTCCCCCTGCTATTGTTAATATCGTTTTATGCCCAGAGATTTGTCCCCCAATTGTCAACTGCTGTTAAATTTCTCGTAGTCACAACAGAAGTAGGGGAGACACTTGATGGAAAAACAAGGCAAGAGGTAGAAAAGGCGTATAGGGTAAAGATATTAACTAAAGACCGAATCTTACTCAAATACTCCACAGTGTTGGTAAAAATTGCCGTTAGCGACATACCCTCTTTCATGACTTCTAAAGATCTAATCCTCAGACCGTTGGGCAACAACAAAGGGGAACACATGGAGTTTTTAATAGTAACTCAGAGATCTAGACTAGTAGGAAAAACTCTAGCGCTAGAACCAATTCACAACGTCTTCCCAGTTTCAATAATAGGAATTGTCCCCAGCGGACCAGTGGAAAGCCTTGAGTCGTACGTTTTTAGACCAGGAGACGAGATATTAGTTCTAGGCGACGAAAAAGTCATAGAGAGAATTGCGGCGTATTACCGCCTTGAGAGATCAAAGACGTTAGTAAAGGCGTTTAACCCGCGGCTTGCTGCATCGGGTATTAGCGGCCTCTTTGCTGCCGTGGTGTTAAGCCAGTTCGCGCCTGCCTCCCTGGCGTTTATAATAGGTACATTCATAGCGCTACTTGGCGGCGGCAAAGCTGTTGAGCGACTTTATCAATATGTTTCGTGGGAAACTCTTATATACGTCGGGTCATTCCTCGCCATTGGCACCGCCGCTGCGAGAATAGATTTGTTAAAACCAATTACGCCGCTTTTAAATTCCCCGGAATATCTCTTCGTCATAGGGCTCTTTCTCACCAACACACTGGGCCTAATCCCGTCGGCGGTACTAATAGGGCCCTACTTAACCACTAAAGAAATGCTCATGACCTACGTCCTAGCAACTATCCCCATACTACTACCCCCAGCCCACCCCGCGATTTATCTCATATACAGAGAATACGGCCTCTCCATAAAAGACTTCTTAAAAATCTCAATTCCCGCGACAGCCATTGCGATTCTAGCAACGGGAATCGCCGTATACCTCTACTACAACCTTCCTATTCAGACCCCCATTTTCCAGTTGCCCTAA
- a CDS encoding RAD55 family ATPase, with protein sequence MFVIQDVAAKGLTVVYGPPGSGKTSVAAKIADRVANRVLWISTNEPPGVLKEVFMRVGAKADKFYVFDFPRAFRGNIAKFVADHIHEYEALVIDSVDGITPREEKLEELVHGFLYQLAKDMPIVAVVEGAPKQVFYIADNLIRVGYKENALGHTVRYIKLVKSRFAPPSERFIFDFVEGVGQVYINTPKKPQVAKITLPEDASILGVGELYKSQIVGIYGRDKNALARRLQEVASAREVFYLSLFPPTTLPVDLEEDKMRVAATFKDIVEVVYNIYSGRFKLKVFVVSGLRDLERILGNDVVDYINAVVSVARYVDYVLDFELETDGARLTESFLDLKVRA encoded by the coding sequence GTGTTTGTTATTCAAGACGTCGCGGCGAAGGGCCTTACGGTGGTGTATGGGCCGCCTGGGAGCGGGAAGACGAGTGTGGCGGCAAAGATTGCAGATAGAGTAGCTAACAGAGTGTTGTGGATTAGTACTAATGAACCTCCGGGGGTGTTGAAGGAGGTGTTCATGCGGGTGGGGGCTAAGGCGGATAAATTTTACGTCTTCGACTTCCCCCGGGCTTTCAGGGGGAATATCGCCAAGTTTGTCGCCGACCACATTCACGAATATGAGGCTTTGGTAATCGACTCTGTTGACGGCATTACGCCGCGGGAGGAGAAGCTGGAAGAGCTTGTCCACGGCTTTCTCTATCAGTTGGCTAAAGACATGCCTATAGTGGCCGTTGTAGAAGGTGCGCCGAAGCAGGTTTTTTACATCGCCGACAATTTAATTAGAGTGGGGTATAAGGAGAATGCCCTCGGCCACACAGTGAGGTATATTAAACTAGTTAAGTCGCGTTTCGCGCCGCCGAGCGAGCGTTTTATATTTGATTTTGTAGAGGGAGTGGGGCAGGTTTATATAAATACTCCGAAAAAGCCCCAGGTGGCGAAGATCACGCTTCCAGAAGACGCCTCAATATTAGGCGTGGGCGAGCTTTACAAATCGCAAATAGTGGGGATCTACGGTAGGGATAAAAACGCCCTTGCTAGAAGGCTTCAAGAGGTGGCCTCCGCCAGGGAGGTCTTCTACCTATCCCTCTTCCCGCCCACTACACTGCCTGTGGATTTGGAGGAGGACAAAATGAGAGTGGCCGCTACTTTTAAAGACATCGTGGAGGTTGTGTACAATATATACTCTGGGCGTTTTAAGCTGAAGGTTTTTGTAGTTTCTGGCCTGCGCGATTTAGAGAGGATTTTAGGCAACGACGTTGTGGATTATATAAACGCGGTTGTAAGCGTGGCCCGCTACGTGGACTACGTCTTGGACTTCGAGTTGGAGACAGACGGGGCGCGTTTAACTGAGAGTTTTCTCGACTTGAAGGTCAGGGCTTAA
- a CDS encoding TRAM domain-containing protein, with product MERRTRRGPPRGRRGPSWPKPVKEGDIVEVEIVEKSRRGDGVARVEGFVVFVPGAEPGQRVKVQIEKVGGSYAIGKILS from the coding sequence ATGGAACGAAGAACGAGAAGGGGGCCGCCCCGCGGGCGGCGAGGCCCGTCTTGGCCTAAACCGGTAAAGGAGGGAGACATCGTGGAGGTTGAAATTGTGGAGAAGTCCAGAAGGGGTGATGGAGTTGCGAGAGTTGAGGGCTTTGTGGTCTTTGTGCCTGGCGCAGAGCCTGGACAGAGAGTAAAGGTACAGATTGAAAAAGTAGGCGGATCTTACGCCATTGGGAAAATTTTAAGTTAA
- a CDS encoding inositol monophosphatase family protein: protein MLGVLEAIAARASQLIWESFRLGLGAGIVSRKEDDVSREVDLAAEELVYKMLRESFKEGGVLYAEEGGEYRWGDGRYIFVLDPLDGSLNYAVGIPFFSVSLAAGRYKDGTLSDLEYAVVAIPPTGEVYTAGPGLGARKNGRPLKRAVKSNIVFIAASNNFPEKTCEVVKRFGLKGRSLGSSAAELVYTVEGIARGFLDLRGKLRVLDAAGALTVGKYVEGFKYVVLGDPSPHSRVSIVAGDEEFVNAALN, encoded by the coding sequence GTGCTCGGCGTATTGGAGGCAATTGCGGCGCGCGCCTCGCAACTCATATGGGAAAGCTTCAGGCTTGGCCTCGGCGCCGGTATTGTGTCGCGTAAGGAAGACGACGTAAGTAGAGAGGTGGATTTAGCCGCCGAGGAGCTTGTCTACAAGATGTTAAGAGAGAGTTTTAAAGAGGGAGGCGTCTTGTACGCGGAGGAGGGCGGGGAGTATAGATGGGGCGACGGGCGGTATATATTCGTCCTCGATCCCCTAGACGGCTCTCTTAACTACGCAGTTGGAATACCGTTTTTCTCAGTCTCGCTGGCTGCCGGGAGGTATAAAGACGGCACGCTTTCAGATTTAGAATACGCCGTGGTTGCAATACCGCCCACTGGCGAGGTTTACACCGCGGGACCTGGCTTGGGGGCTAGGAAAAACGGAAGGCCTCTGAAGAGAGCGGTTAAGAGCAATATCGTATTTATCGCCGCTAGCAATAACTTCCCCGAGAAGACTTGCGAAGTTGTAAAAAGGTTTGGGCTCAAGGGGAGGAGTCTGGGGAGCTCAGCCGCCGAGCTCGTCTATACTGTAGAGGGGATTGCGCGGGGATTTCTCGACTTAAGGGGAAAGCTGAGAGTATTAGACGCGGCCGGGGCGCTGACAGTGGGCAAATACGTAGAGGGGTTTAAATACGTGGTCTTGGGAGATCCCAGCCCCCACTCTAGAGTCTCTATAGTGGCCGGCGACGAGGAGTTTGTAAATGCAGCCCTCAATTGA
- a CDS encoding molybdopterin molybdotransferase MoeA: protein MRYLSGLNPIAKVVEILPQVKRISEVERVATWDVAGRVAARDVIAPHDYPPFPRAAYDGYAVSSDATPGRFRVIGTVLVGQYRRDLEVRGNEAVYVTVGAFLPEGADAVVPEEAVEREGEYVVVKAKYEKYANADAPGSYVRKGLVLLSQGTVVTPFDVVGLLDVGITTIYAYRRVKVGIIATGDELITPPIDPEVAAELVMRGKVIESTASLVTWYINTYMPYVSVEEKVVTSDKHEEVRAYVEKFLELYDAVIITGGAGPSEIDHFYKLGFGGLRGFRMKPGRPTSVAVVNGKPVFGLSGYPISALHGVIRIVEPVLRYMANVTKAPGLGWLYATITQDLHGEMAQIVRVKLEAGEGGLYAKPIKAKHHSFTEPEACGVALIPPGGVKKGDIVPVLAYRDVRRLGSAST from the coding sequence ATGAGATATCTGTCAGGCCTTAACCCCATTGCCAAGGTTGTTGAAATCCTCCCGCAAGTCAAGAGGATATCGGAAGTGGAGAGAGTGGCCACCTGGGACGTGGCCGGCAGAGTCGCCGCGAGGGATGTAATTGCGCCCCACGACTACCCGCCCTTCCCTAGAGCCGCGTATGACGGCTATGCCGTCAGCTCCGATGCGACGCCGGGCCGCTTCAGAGTTATTGGCACAGTCCTAGTTGGCCAATACAGGCGAGATCTCGAGGTTAGGGGCAACGAGGCGGTTTACGTAACTGTAGGCGCCTTTCTCCCCGAGGGGGCAGACGCCGTAGTGCCTGAGGAGGCGGTGGAGAGAGAGGGGGAGTACGTCGTGGTGAAGGCCAAGTATGAAAAGTACGCCAACGCAGATGCCCCCGGCTCTTATGTGCGTAAAGGCCTTGTTCTGTTGAGCCAGGGCACTGTAGTAACGCCTTTTGACGTCGTAGGCCTTTTAGACGTCGGCATTACGACAATATATGCATATAGGCGGGTTAAAGTGGGGATAATAGCCACAGGCGACGAGCTTATCACTCCGCCGATAGACCCCGAAGTAGCCGCAGAGCTTGTAATGAGGGGCAAGGTCATCGAGTCAACGGCTTCTTTAGTGACTTGGTATATTAACACTTATATGCCGTATGTAAGCGTTGAGGAAAAGGTGGTCACTAGCGACAAGCACGAAGAGGTGAGGGCATACGTTGAGAAATTCCTAGAGCTGTACGACGCTGTTATTATAACTGGCGGCGCCGGCCCAAGCGAGATAGATCACTTCTACAAACTAGGCTTTGGGGGCTTAAGGGGCTTCCGCATGAAGCCTGGCAGGCCCACAAGCGTCGCCGTTGTAAACGGTAAGCCAGTTTTTGGCCTCTCGGGATATCCTATAAGCGCCCTCCACGGAGTGATTAGGATTGTGGAGCCCGTTTTGAGATACATGGCGAATGTTACCAAGGCCCCAGGCCTCGGCTGGCTGTACGCCACTATTACGCAAGATCTACACGGCGAAATGGCTCAGATAGTCAGAGTAAAACTTGAGGCAGGGGAAGGCGGGCTTTACGCAAAGCCTATCAAGGCAAAACACCACTCATTTACTGAGCCTGAGGCTTGCGGAGTGGCGCTAATACCTCCCGGCGGCGTTAAAAAAGGCGATATAGTTCCCGTCCTCGCCTACCGCGACGTAAGGAGGCTAGGGTCTGCATCTACCTAG
- a CDS encoding winged helix-turn-helix domain-containing protein, translating into MFAVIAPLYTRFVKPLEALSNARRRAIYDYIRERGYSWPRELERVFNMAYGEVCWHLTVLERVGLIYNFYALKRRFYVNKGLPLDEAIIKIFREQAGREPSEEEVLKARRSCSQLL; encoded by the coding sequence TTGTTTGCTGTCATCGCGCCACTCTACACAAGGTTTGTCAAACCTCTTGAAGCGTTATCAAATGCAAGGAGGAGGGCAATTTATGACTACATTAGAGAAAGGGGATATAGTTGGCCTAGGGAGTTAGAAAGAGTTTTCAACATGGCATACGGCGAGGTGTGCTGGCATCTTACAGTCTTAGAGAGAGTTGGCCTCATTTACAACTTCTACGCACTTAAGAGGAGGTTTTACGTGAACAAGGGGCTTCCTCTTGATGAGGCTATAATTAAGATATTTAGAGAACAGGCCGGCCGGGAGCCCAGTGAGGAAGAGGTATTGAAAGCACGTCGTAGTTGTAGCCAACTTCTGTAG
- a CDS encoding ABC transporter permease encodes MRAGLYLAVRYYTRYFALSLGFSLLAPLLSGLLYAVGWVTTEGRADLDKFLYQMVGLVLLMVAQMATSSFLWELYNLMAGGQLEYLLASPTHPLLLLVAYYVVQLAVFGSGFALSAAVVVAAIKGLAYGIATLLSVFIAAALSLPLIGITLALAYLLPSLRDPSPITSLLNVGVVFFGGVLYPASILPEALQLISALLPFATWAEFVKMVALNLQAPIRLLGPIGGYMLYFALGVFIWSILIGTMRAFGRYYV; translated from the coding sequence ATGAGGGCCGGCCTCTACCTCGCGGTTAGGTACTACACGAGGTATTTCGCCCTATCCCTTGGCTTCTCTCTATTGGCGCCTCTCCTAAGCGGGTTGTTATACGCGGTGGGCTGGGTGACGACTGAGGGTAGAGCGGATCTCGACAAGTTTTTATACCAGATGGTCGGCCTCGTCCTCTTAATGGTGGCGCAGATGGCCACTTCTTCTTTTCTATGGGAGCTCTACAACTTAATGGCGGGGGGCCAGTTGGAATACCTTTTGGCGTCTCCTACTCATCCCCTATTGTTGCTTGTCGCTTATTACGTCGTGCAACTCGCCGTCTTTGGCTCCGGCTTTGCTCTCTCTGCGGCGGTAGTCGTCGCCGCAATTAAAGGTCTTGCCTACGGCATAGCCACGTTGCTCTCAGTGTTCATAGCCGCGGCTTTATCGCTCCCCCTTATTGGCATAACCCTTGCCCTGGCCTACCTACTCCCCTCTCTGCGAGACCCCTCGCCTATTACGTCGTTGCTTAACGTGGGCGTTGTGTTTTTCGGCGGCGTGTTGTACCCAGCCTCAATTCTGCCGGAGGCTCTGCAACTAATCTCTGCGTTGTTGCCCTTTGCCACGTGGGCTGAGTTCGTGAAGATGGTGGCGTTGAACTTACAAGCGCCCATCCGCCTATTAGGCCCCATCGGGGGGTATATGCTGTACTTCGCCCTGGGCGTGTTTATCTGGAGTATTTTAATAGGGACTATGAGGGCTTTCGGCAGGTATTATGTTTAG
- a CDS encoding ABC transporter ATP-binding protein has translation MAFVVGVGLKKRFVSKERIGLFKTRLKVVEALAGVDVEIEKGRLWSLVGPNGAGKTTLVKIFSTLLLPDEGSAFIGGLDVVREAHRVKKIIGLMLYPDKGFFGRLSGVENLIYYGMLYGLSKREARRRALELLELVGLWEVRNRPYEEYSAGMRARLGLAKALISNPEFLLLDEPTVGIDPVGARKIRDVIRGLKRDGRAILFTSHNLYEVEELSDEVAIIINGRIVARGAPEELKRKLGFKPMAYVRAVCRDGERAFSSYGGGNVLAELVKKAAEEGCSVIEAYVKEPPLEEVVVKTIGAYEGRPLPRG, from the coding sequence GTGGCTTTTGTGGTGGGCGTTGGTCTTAAAAAGAGGTTTGTCTCCAAGGAGAGGATAGGCCTTTTTAAAACTAGGCTTAAAGTAGTGGAGGCCCTCGCCGGCGTAGATGTGGAGATAGAAAAGGGGCGTTTGTGGTCTCTCGTGGGGCCCAACGGCGCTGGGAAGACTACTCTTGTGAAGATTTTTTCCACTCTCTTGTTGCCGGATGAGGGGTCTGCTTTTATTGGCGGCTTAGATGTAGTAAGAGAGGCGCATAGGGTAAAGAAAATTATCGGCTTGATGTTATACCCAGACAAAGGGTTTTTCGGAAGGCTCTCGGGGGTTGAGAATTTGATTTACTACGGCATGTTATACGGCTTAAGCAAGAGGGAGGCTCGGCGCAGGGCGTTAGAGCTTTTAGAGCTGGTGGGGCTGTGGGAGGTTAGGAATCGGCCATATGAGGAGTACAGCGCTGGCATGCGGGCCAGGCTAGGGCTGGCGAAGGCGCTTATTAGTAACCCGGAGTTTTTGCTCCTCGACGAGCCCACAGTAGGGATTGATCCAGTGGGCGCCAGGAAGATTAGAGATGTGATTAGAGGCCTCAAGAGGGATGGTAGGGCTATTCTCTTCACTTCACATAACTTATACGAGGTGGAGGAGCTTTCAGACGAAGTGGCTATTATTATAAACGGGCGCATTGTGGCGAGGGGGGCGCCCGAGGAGCTTAAGCGTAAACTCGGCTTTAAACCCATGGCGTATGTTAGGGCAGTGTGTAGAGATGGCGAGAGGGCTTTTTCCAGCTACGGGGGCGGCAATGTCTTAGCGGAATTGGTTAAGAAGGCCGCCGAGGAGGGCTGTTCTGTAATTGAGGCTTATGTTAAAGAGCCTCCCCTTGAGGAAGTAGTGGTTAAGACCATAGGTGCTTATGAGGGCCGGCCTCTACCTCGCGGTTAG
- a CDS encoding ABC transporter permease: MFSLAREFWLAWRSRRLLYYIINLVVNALWVIVLLLAIAWYGGEAAVAARFIFWGFVVLAIFSQLTWGAAGFNNYIKSGVADYLIASPADFHKYLITTSLVSAALALPAVAAQIALYYILFGDLPPLAQPLYFIIALFIFITSATCITTAATLFFTRLRNPGLAANILQWTIPLSGGMIPPTAMPPEVAHWLLYSPLHYVIAPLIYSATGSWLGDPVKTLGLGVVITACLYAFSLYIARGALRRVRATGKWGSE; the protein is encoded by the coding sequence ATGTTTAGCTTAGCCAGAGAGTTTTGGCTGGCTTGGAGATCGCGCCGCCTTCTCTACTACATTATAAACTTAGTGGTAAACGCCTTGTGGGTTATAGTGTTGCTCCTTGCAATTGCCTGGTATGGCGGCGAGGCCGCTGTGGCCGCCCGTTTTATCTTCTGGGGCTTCGTTGTCTTGGCGATTTTCTCCCAACTGACGTGGGGGGCGGCCGGTTTTAATAACTACATAAAAAGCGGTGTGGCCGATTACCTCATTGCCTCACCAGCCGACTTTCATAAGTATTTAATAACAACGTCGCTTGTCTCAGCGGCGTTGGCTCTGCCGGCGGTAGCCGCACAAATAGCGCTGTACTACATATTATTCGGCGATTTGCCCCCTTTAGCGCAACCGTTGTATTTCATAATCGCCCTATTTATTTTCATAACATCCGCCACGTGTATAACAACCGCAGCAACGCTCTTTTTCACCAGATTGAGGAACCCAGGACTAGCGGCAAATATACTCCAGTGGACTATCCCGCTTTCGGGGGGCATGATACCCCCCACAGCTATGCCACCAGAGGTGGCGCACTGGCTCCTATACTCACCTCTCCACTACGTAATTGCCCCCCTTATATACTCCGCCACAGGTTCTTGGCTGGGAGACCCAGTTAAAACACTGGGATTAGGTGTAGTCATTACGGCTTGTCTATATGCGTTTTCCCTTTACATAGCGAGAGGTGCGTTGAGAAGAGTTAGGGCAACTGGAAAATGGGGGTCTGAATAG